The following proteins come from a genomic window of Streptomyces sp. GS7:
- a CDS encoding helix-turn-helix transcriptional regulator: MSEQVHNRLAMVRADRKVSRARLAEAVGAHYQTIGYIERGEYNPSLDLALKIAKFFELPVEALFSLEPFRPLTDEVYGRKS, translated from the coding sequence ATGAGCGAGCAGGTGCACAATAGACTGGCGATGGTCCGGGCAGACCGCAAGGTGTCCCGTGCCCGTCTGGCCGAGGCCGTCGGTGCCCACTACCAGACCATCGGCTACATCGAGCGCGGCGAGTACAACCCGAGCCTCGATCTGGCGTTGAAGATCGCCAAGTTCTTCGAGCTGCCGGTCGAGGCGCTGTTCTCCTTGGAGCCGTTCCGGCCGCTCACTGACGAGGTTTACGGGAGGAAGTCATGA